A window of Daucus carota subsp. sativus chromosome 2, DH1 v3.0, whole genome shotgun sequence genomic DNA:
TTGGAATCTGTTTCAAATTCTTGTAGGTCAAGAATCAATAGCAAATTCAAATGTTAATAAAGAGGAAAAAGGAAAAATATCTCATGTACAGATGAATGAAACCTCCCCAATTGTTGACAATCATTCAAATTTTGgaagtgaagaagatgatgatctTTTATATACAATGAGACAATCTAGGGTGGGTGCTTATAAAATTTCTAGTCAATATATTATGGCTAATATTACTGTATAAGAAGCAAGGAATAGGAAGCTTACTCGTAGGCAAAGTAAGTAGGAATCGGAGTGGAGAAGGCAGGTGTTCTCCTTCCAACTCCTTGTCATATAATGTATCTTTCCACAATGCCAAACAGACTGTGATTCATTTATCTATCTCTAATATAAATTATCATCTAAAAGCAACTACACTTCTAAAAAAGGGTCTCTAAAGTAAATTCACTTTTGTCAAGGATgctcaaaaaaatttcatagATAACATTGAATAGTCTCTTCTCAAGGCTACAAACTCTTATATTAAAACTCTAAGGGTAGTGTGGACACCCTTTCTAAAAAggaatgaaaggcatatgtttagcctatttgtaattaaagaggtatcaactcaagtatgataagaaagtaagtaaatagcaagcactatttaaggaatccgtacgaagaacgtcaagtgatttattaaaatcatatgtctgaagaatttcaggatgctgctgcacaccactgaaagaagttcattaatatgttcaagcctcagtgtacaaataatattttgtagcacgtccaaaagtccagaagatataaagttttaatactttatttattcagaagattccaaactatttctacttatgaagaagaactacaaagacaaagactcgacgaacaagccacttctcaaatgtttaattgataaagaatatttgattcagctagatacggATGagccagacagtacatttgtgtgtcaggtactcagattaaatattctacatcAACAATatgtggtcgttcaatcaagacaaagaatcagatcttttaaaggaagtcagaagacatgctgctgaagaagtgctcaatataattattcaattaattaattcacatctcaaaataattatataagttatgtaatttatttattaaattgattcacactcgaattaatttagtttatgaatttatataattaatataatttagtcgataattattggattaattatataaagaaaattaaaaattatattgtttttgggcacggtatgacaatcaaatagattgtcataccgcaccatgTCATCTGCCAtggtcaggaggcatgacaaaccaattggtttgtcataccgaatgactaaggcatgacaatggcaattgtcataccgaagtcataAGGTATGACAATTCATTGATTGTCATGCCACTTGAATGACTTAGGGACCAAGGTttattgtcataccgtttgtcatacggttgTCATACcatttgtcataccgaatttataaggtatgacaatgcttgcgtttgtcataccttcccacttgtgccatgacaatgcttccaattgtcataccttcccttgtaCTTATCATAGCACTTGTTTAAATTGTCATAGAACTTCCTAGAATTGTCATGCCTAATtttgtcatattagttcaaggttttgcctatatatatggcttcaacctcttcatttgttcttgttcaaaactttgtaaactttcaagttgttggtaacttgctattgttatatccacagttttctgtgctttgatcactcggttgttttaatccgctaagttagaatacttcctgtcaaatttattctacgaactagtggacattaaaacgaaccatattaattatataacgacttaaaaattgtaatattaaataatttaaatctgattaataagttatactccaatcagattattccgccgcgattattttgtgacgattgtattcaaccctccttctacaatcgtatctggacctaacaattggcatcagagccaggttgataccatttttccgtatcagatcctatacacactctgtaacgtccaaacattttttattcgaattaattttattccaaaaattaattctgatttaaaatatttttctttcaaaaatccaaatctcatccaaacactattcacttcaaatccttaaacatgagtacacaaaagatcagtagcattaaaatcccaccgttcagcaaggaacactttagcctatggaagaggcatactgtatgttattattcctccgcaccgcaaACAGAAAAtgtatcgggatattaaacaaaggtgtttctactccgatgaagctcatactagcacacgaagaggatggtgtgctaatacctcataaaactgttccgaaagaactttctgagtacacagatgaagagagtgaacagatgaacttagatgacgctgttcaactgattttggttgaatctctagatccggttatgtacaatgctgttgttaattgtgcGAACGCAAAGAAAATatgggatacactagagattataaacgaaggctcagaagaagtaagagagaacaggaaagagatactgatggctcagtatgaatagtttggttccaatcccggagaagggatttcagaagtgtttatcggACTTAATAAcctgataaataatttaaatctgaatgggaaatactatgacaagaaagaggtcaacatgaagtttctcttaacccttcccgaacatctggaacacataATCATTGCTAAtttcagagttctagagaaaggtgagatagctttaagacttcagctagacgaagagaaagtgaaatgtaaagcctttaaggatgcttccactatagtcaaagaacttaatgataaacaagagatcaagagaactgttggaataggttttcactataacaaatctgtaggtaaggctagtaacattactacctttaagaagagtgctgaggagagagggattccttttgttttgaaagattcccctcaaccattgttcaaatcctcagaagctgaacctctgttagaaactcctgttatcattaaatatgaactcaaacaggaagaccttaaaatgaaagagagtaattagaagagagatgagatcctgacatcactgaaaccaatcaaagtgaaaggcaatgttaggttacctaaagctggtttaggtgtcaactctgagagaactaaattcaacaagcctaatattttgtgaacagtaagaacagagataatagatgtcattctactgagaacttcaaatctgttaataatgttagagtagaatctattgatgttcctactactgtgactgatattcctgttgctcctgtttttgatgcatgtcataaatgttgtggtgttgataaatgcatgacttgtgctttcaatataaTGTCTGTTTATTTTAGAAATtcgcatgctaaaaatgaaaatacatcACCTAGGCAACACataaacaataagcatgctagatcaaagactgctagtcctcctcgtgttaggaaggagacttacgtttcaaagcctaaaactaaggtttataaggctgttgttaaggaagtaagttcagtcaagagtgaaccaagtatcagtccaagaggctctgttgtattacctgatagaaatcaattctttaagtttgctggacccaatcaagtgtgggtcccaaagaagttttaatcaagttgtcttttgcagggtgccagtggagttgttcgagttgcttGGGTGCTTGATAGCGGAgcatcaatgcacatgactggtacaagatccctgctggaagacataagagaagcaactggtccgtcagttacttttgctgacaatagcaaaggtcgtactgttggatatggcaagtacaaagttggaagggtcatcatagaggatattgctatagttgaaggacttcaacataatctcctgagtgtcagtcagttttgtgtcaagagatattatgttcattttgaaaaggagatatgtatcattaaacatatcaaggataagcgtccttcactatgtggcataaggaaaggcaatatatacgTAGTTGATTTGTCTTCGGGACCTGGGAATGCAGTTCACTGTTTTTACGCCaaggcgtctgctgaagatagtttgTTATGGCATAAGAATCTCTTACACcttaacttcaaaaccatgaactctcttgtCAAGAGAGATTTAGTGATAGGTTTTCGTTctctggaattctcaactgatgatctgtgtgaagcttgtcagaatggaaaagcaaagagaacatctcacaaaggcaagaccatcaataccattacagatccacttcatttactgcatatggatttgtttggccccgtgaatgttgttagggttatactgaaatattcgtttgaagtatataacaattatttgagaatcttgaatgcatgttttcacattgtctgtatattatatattgtagacaatctagtatcaaatgggatagcagaagattagattgtcagaccccttatataatataataaaggttcacagtcgaggtggtgttagacaaaccactagaacgactgaagtattatttggaatagtatatcttgactattgaataatacttatatactttgtgtatattgaacaggatcaaaatagtagaataattgtttctttaattctgacaataaagaactaagattctatgatgttattaatgcttaagttcttaatctggatatagtgattgacacttgtatttgatgcacatgccttgactcaaaaattaagtaatttattttaaattacgaatttatgtattgggcaatgacattatatacagagtgggatattgactatagaatgaaactgtgtccgaaaaatatattcgggtgatgatgtcctcttgaaagctcataaagataattatgcttttagtcctgcaggcagatttgttcttgcataattataaggttgagtggatgatcacggataaaagatattgattaaattaattgtcagaaattaatttaattaatggacatgcgatatcttaaatatggggaatttataagcaattaatatgggaaccgaattaaataattaatttacggaattaggaaaggtagtgcaaatattagttctttagtggatagaattaatatttaatgacattgggcctggcccggaatgtcattagaaggcctgacctaatggtccatgatccctactgtagcctatatatattttcgttctcctaaagctgaaagacacaccaaaacgaattaatcctagagtttgagagaggcagacgtttttctcaaggagacagctagggttttgggttttcggagctttaaggagaggcacaccttgggagatcgaaggccacacttcgtccaaggagaatcaaggaatacattAGAAGACGTgaatttgaatcgcttgcgctgtagcgattaaggttaatattcagTACGAACTTTTAactagtatcataaaacgcagggccaaggtccgattgttcctgcaatggtatcagagcgaggttgcggttctgcgatttatgatatgtagtccatgtcatgattatatatgcatgtatatagtgattctgtgatgcaggtcgttgtccactattatggccatgttttaattattctgttatgtttggattccacgtggtttatcgtggttgttgtaaatcacgagggttgatcgtgatagtttaatcttgtaattcaatttgtaattgttttagattatgatatgatgtaatagaataggctggttcgtctgtacaattggtatgtaattgtttgatcaacggggatgcaagaaacagagatcttccgctgctgcgattagggtttcgggggtgctgcactgttttggtcataacttttgcatacgatgtccgatttgggcgaacgagcacttttcggaaacggcagaacgagacggagctAGATACAACCGGGCAAGTCCCGGTTGAGGTGTTTTTGAGGCTGTTTTCGgagtttttcgaggcattctgaggccgtttaggcctccaaacgggctctcgaagttttctggattcTGTCGAAtaatgaattcgaagctgatttttccggggctataatagtggatgtgttttattatgattcttattattgttattatgtgtttcttgtttatgttgttatgccatgtgatactaacccttcgcatgctagaatgacatggacatagggatgtttttcattaatgctttaatcatgttagtatgctgccatgttatgtgttctttgtgttgctatgaccctgatagtatgcatgtggacttcgaagaactaaCATAGGACGaagcatctagattaaaatcctcaaagtaaattctaagtgggagggggaattaatatgatattaaatcccatggtctccaccattgtttgtatgtaatttaacataaagacgaatataaattgtgtatacgtcacccatcgtggcatgtaatttatggtgtctagaatgttatagatattactgggacaaacttcttaaattaatacgaatagatacgaattttctttatctctgatttggggcgatttctaaggcttatgggtattaagtgagaccgatgtgactcctccactgcctagaaataAAACCAGACATGAATATTggattgaagtattctattcaagaaatattggaaggtatacatgccgcccatcgtggcgtaccaagtttcataggtttcgggtaatttaagatttgatgatggtatacacttagctatgaaaaataatatagaccaccccaacgtggcttattgtttagtaataggaccgaagtaacgtttaaacaaatttaggtggtatacatgtcacccatcgtgatgTACCACAAACTTATgatgtttaaacgttagtgcatttaattttaataattgttagaggaaccaataggccttaattttttatgcacccttctttatgtgtaatgtgattttttcatgcatgattctcaggataaaatgggctttaatccactgttcaccatacttaaggataacaaacttaccggacctaactatattgaatggaaacgtaatttggacattgtgttgactgttgaggagtacaagttttgcacttatgaacccaagcctgagcagcccgctgctgatgctcctgatgaggagaaagagtattataagcggtggacaaaggctgatgagatgtcgcgatgttacattctggcagcaatgtcgggtgttttgcagcatcagcatcaggctatggccactgcttcggatatgctctttaatctcaaagaactttttggagatcagaatagggctgctaggcaagtagccatgaaggctttaatgaacactcagatggctgaaggtacacctgtaagggatcatgttctcaagatgatgtcacatctgaatgagatagagatccttggagCTGAGCTTGatggggaaacccagattgacattgtccttatgagcttgcccaagagttttgagcagttccgcttgaattacaacatgaacaagaggcagtatagtcttgcggaactgctgacagaacttcaggcagctgaaagattatttcgccagagtgttcaagtgaatgtggctgagaaaggttcttcctctaagccgaaaggcaataagaagaagaaaaaggctcagacacagaaagctgtgaaggcagtgggagttcaaggtggtgtgaaaaagcctaaggggaagtgctaccggtgcaagcagtcgggtcactggaaaaaggattgtcctcttcctaagaagacaaacgatactggtatgtctctttctctagttacagaaacatttgtagcggctatatctacgagtacttggtgtgtagatactggagccactgatcatgtttgtaactctatgcaggggtttcagcaatccagaatgcttagagatggtgagatctacgtgttcatgggagatgctacgaaagtagcagtagttgcagtaggagttattcatttatcattTGGTTcagataggattttggttttgaacaattgtgtttatgtaccttcttttagaaggaatttgaattcggtttctaaacttgctatggatggttataatgtttatttggatcgtaatgtttctagtatgatgaataaacggattatatgttctggtacattgcaagacaatttgtatataattaatcctagtcaacccgcaccgcaactacaacatagggtattgaacaacacatcttctacctctaataaaagaaaggaaccttctagtttgaaccaaacatatctttggcacttgagattaggtcatatgaacttgaggaggattcaaagactggtagtagacgggcctttaggctcattggcagtggagccatttccagtttgtgaatcctgctaggaaggtaaaatgaccaataggccttttaaggcaaaggggaatagagccaaagaagtgttaggattggttcactctgatttatgtggacctatgaatatccaagcaagaggtggttatgagtatttcgtcacttttattaacgattattctagatatgggtacgtttatttgttgcgccgtaagtctgagtgctttgagaaattcaaagagtacaaagctaaaacggagaagcgacataataaaagtatcaagtcactacgatctgatcgtggtggcgaatacttgcttagggaattcagggaatatttatcagaaaatgggatagaatcccagttgactgcaccaggcacaccccagcagaacggtgtagcagagagaaggaaccggactctttttgagagtgttagatcgatgatgagttattcggatttacccaagtcattttggggacatgccttagagacagcaacTTATCtcctgaacttagtaccttctaagtcggttcctaaaacccctttagaattgtggaccggggacaaaccgagtttgagacatattcggatatggggttgtccagcacatgtgctaaacaagaacgcgactaagctagaatctcgtacagaagtaaagctgtttgtaggctaccccatgggaacaaaaggttatttattttatagtcctaaggatcgggatgtcactgttagcaccaatgcaagatttttagaggaagactatataatgaatcacaaacccatgagtagtatcgttttagaggaattagtgggagggacgaataatgaacctttagtacaagtagaacaaccacagcagactgtgcaaccggtcactaataccgcaccagttcctcgtcgtagtgggagggttgttcgacagcccgacagattcatgtttttgggagagtcttcggacttggtctctggtgaacatgatgaggatccccggacatacgaagaggcaatacaagacaaagatgcaagtctttggcagaaggcaatggattctgagatggaatcaatgtattctaattaggtctggaaccacccaaaggtgtaaaacctattggatgtaagtgggtctacaagaaaaagaggggatcagacaaaaaggtgaaagcctagaaagcaagacttgttgcgaaagggtatactcagaaagaaggtatcgattatgaggaaaccttttcaccggtagtcatgcttaagtcaatccgtattcttttatctatagcagctcatctcgattatgagatttggcaaatggatgtcaagacagctttccttaatggaaatcttgaggaaaccatctatatgcagcaactagagggattcattaaagaaggccaagagcatcttgtatgcaagctgaagaggtctatttatggacttaaacaagcttctaggtattggaacattcgctttgatcaggcagtccagtcgtatggatttgatcagtgcccaagcgaagcatgcgtgtataagagatgtgagggtaatgcagtggtttttctagtgctttatgttgatgacattttactcattggaaacaacgttaagatgttgtcttcaataaaggcatggttgttcaaacaatttgaaatgaaggacttaggtgaagcagcatacatccttgggatcaaacttataagggatcgcaagaaaaggatgttggctttatctcaggagccctacatagatgacgtattagctcgttttaacatgcaggactccaagaagggtaatttacccttcagacatggagttactctatcaaagaggcagtttccttcgacacctaaggagatagagaacatgaaggaagttccttatgcttcggcatgtgggagcctaatgtatgcaatgttatgtacgaggcctgatatctgctttgtcgtgggcatggttagcagataccagtcgaacccaggacaggaacattggagtgctgtaaaagcaatactcaagtacctgcgaaggactaaggaatATATGTTGGtctacaagtcctctgatttataccctctgggatataccgattcggatttccagacggataaggataagagaaagtccacctcgggatgtgtttttactttgagAGGTGGAGCcataatatggaggagtgtgaagcagaaatgcatcgcagactcaaccattgaagctgaatatgtggcagcctctgaggcagccaaagaggctatatggttctgaaacttcctgctggatttggatgtggttcctaatctgccacagcaaatcacgatttattgtgataacactaaTGCTGTCgtgaataccaaggaaccacgggcccataaggcagcgaaacacatagagcgtaagtatcacctcatacgacagtacGTTAAgggaggagatatcattgtggctgacatagcatcaaaggataaccgggcagatcctttcacgaagagcttaccagctaaggcttttcaggagcacgtggaagcgataggagtcagatacttggtcacatagttattatagttggtagtggattgcttgtaatagacactgatatactcaaagaatatcttgagtataagtgggagattgttagggttatactgaaatattcgtttgaagtatataacaattatttgagaatcttgaatgcatgttttcacattgtctgtatattatatattgtagacaatctagtatcaaatgggatagcagaagattagattgtcagactccatatataatataataaaggttcacagtcgaggtggtgttagacaaaccactggaacgactgaagtattatttggaataGTTTATCTtaactattgaataatacttatataatttgtgtatattgaataggatcaaaatagtagaataattgtttctttaattctgacaataaagaactaagattctatgatgttattaatgcttaagttcttaatatggatatagtgattgacacttgtatttgatgcacatgccttgactcataaattaagtaatttattttaaattacgaatttatgtattgggcaatgacattatatacagagtgggatattgactatagaaggaaaccgtgtccgaaaaatatattcgggtgatgatgtcctcatgaaagctcataaagataattatgctttagtcctgcaggcagatttgttcttgcataattataaggttgagtggatgatcaaggataaaagatattgattaaattaattgtcagaaattaatttaattaatggacatgcgatatcttaaacatggggaatttataagcaataatatgggaaccgaattaaataattaatttacggaattaggattggtagtgcaaatattagttctttagtggatagaattaatatttaatgacattgggcctggcccgaaatgtcattagaaggcctgacgtaatggtccatgatccctactgtggcctatatatattcttgttCTCCTAAAGcagaaagacacaccaaaacgaattaatcttcgagtttgagagaggcagacgtttttctcaaggagacagctagggttttgggttttcgaagctttaaggagaggcacaccttgggagatcgaatgccacacttcgtccaaggagaatcaaggaatacagtagaagatgtggatttaaatcgcttgcgccgtagcgattaaggttaatattctgttcgaacttttaactagtatcataaaacgcaggtccaaggtccgattgttcctgcaaatgttacatcaattgatggaggaagatataccttagtcattgtggatgacttctcgaaatttacttgggtttacttccttacttctaaggatgaaactccgatg
This region includes:
- the LOC135150887 gene encoding uncharacterized protein LOC135150887 → PLFTILKDNKLTGPNYIEWKRNLDIVLTVEEYKFCTYEPKPEQPAADAPDEEKEYYKRWTKADEMSRCYILAAMSGVLQHQHQAMATASDMLFNLKELFGDQNRAARQVAMKALMNTQMAEGTPVRDHVLKMMSHLNEIEILGAELDGETQIDIVLMSLPKSFEQFRLNYNMNKRQYSLAELLTELQAAERLFRQSVQVNVAEKGSSSKPKGNKKKK